The nucleotide window TGCGCGGCGTCGGTGCTGCCCTTGCCCGCGCCTCCGATTTCAATCGCATTCCAGATTATCTCCAGACCGCCAATGACGAGATCTGCCTGCTGCTGCAGGTCGAATGCCGCGCGGGGCTTGCCGCGCTCGACGCGATTGCCACGACCGAAGGCGTCGACGGCGTCTTCATCGGCCCCTCCGATCTCGCCGCCGACATGGGTTATCTCGGCCGACCGGGCGCGCCCGAAGTGCAGGCCGAAGTCGAAAAGGCGCTTGCCAGGATCCAGTCGCACGGCAAGGCCGCCGGCATCCTGATCGGCGATCTCGCCCTTTCCAAGCGCTATCTCGAACTCGGCGCCACCTTCGTCGCGATCGGCAACGACGTCATGCTGCTCGCCAATGCCACGGCCAAGCTGCTCGAAGACTTCCACAAGGCCGAAGCGGCCAGGCCGGCGGGCGACGTGAAGGTCTACTGACCTCCCGCATCCCGCAGCGTTTTGCACGCTCAGTCAAAACGGACTGCACGCCTGGGCAGGACGCCTCCCGGCCTTTCGACCATGATAATCGAAAGGTCCAGGAGGAAGAGATATGCGTTTCAGCAATAAGACGGCGCTGATCACCGGCGGCGGCACCGGCATCGGTGCTGCGGTCGCCCGGCGCATCCGGCAGGAAGGCGGCAATGTCGCGCTCGTCGGCCGGCGCCCCGAACCGCTTCGCGCCGTTGCCGATGAGATCGGCGCCAGCGTCATCACGGCCGATGCGGCTGACGGCGCCGCGATGCGGGAAGCACTCGAAACGGTCGTCGAGGACTTCGGCGGGCTCGACATTCTGATTGCCAATGCCGGCGGCCACGGTGTCGGGCCGACGATCAGCATGTCCGATGAGACCTGGGACCTCGCCATCCGGATGAACCTCAATACCGCTTTTGTCAGCGCCCGCGAATGCCTGCCGCATCTGATCCGGAGCAAGGGCAATATCGTCGTTCTCGCCTCGATCGCCGGGCTGTTCGCCGGGCCGGATGCGGCTGGTTACGTCACGATGAAGCACGGTTGCATCGGGCTTGCGAAGTCGCTGGCGCGCGACTACGGCCGCAAGGGCGTGCGCACCAACACGGTCTGCCCGGGGTGGGTGAGGACGGCGATGGCTGACGAGCAGATGCAGGCCGTGGTCGAAAAATTCAAGCTCAGGAATATCGACGAGGCCTACGCGCTCGTTACCAAGGATGTGCCGCTCGGCCGGCCGGCCACCGCAAACGACGTGGCCGGCGCGGTCTGCTTTCTCGCCTCGGCTGAGGCGGCGATGATCAACGGCGCCATCCTGACCGTCGATGGCGGCGCCGGCACCGTCGACCTGCCGACCCTTGCCTTTGCGGATTGATATGAGGAGGAGAGAGCGATGAACGACAAGCCGAAGGATTGGAAGACTTACGACGAATTCGCCTATGGCATCGACACCAACCGGCTGCCGGCAACGGAGGCGCTAGCCGGCTCTGTCCATAGGGTCAACTTCGACGATGGCCGTCGGCTCGAACTTTCCTTCGGCAAGGGTGAGGTCCGCTGGTCCGACGGCAAGGAAAGCGCGACCGACAGGGCTGAGGTGATCGAGGTCGGGTCGAATACCTATTTCGTCGAGATCGTCTTTGCCGGCCGGCCGCAGGAAGCCGAAACGCTGATCGTCAATGTTCAGACCCGCCGAGCGCTTTCGATCTATTCCATCGTCCGCGATGCGAAGGATGCCGTCGGCGAGCCGCAGGTGGCGCAGATCTTCCGGCCCGGCATCGTCGAGGGCGCCGCTGCCGGCGGGCCAGCGCCGGCCGAAAGCCGCGACCTCATCGGGCTCAGGGCGCATTTCACCTACAGCCCCAATCACGTCTACGAACACACGTACCTTTCCTCTGAGCGCTACGCCTGGCAGTGCTTGGTCGGTGTCCAGCGCGGCCATGGCGACGTCGATCTGACGACCACCTACAAATTCGACGAGAACCAGTACGTCTTCACCTTCCGCGAGTTCAAAATCCCGGTCGCTTCCACCTTTTTCTATAATTTCGACGACATGCGCTCGACCGGCAAATTTCTCGGTATCGCCGGTGACGGACGCATACAGAACAGCCCGGCCGGCGCCTTCATCCGCAAGGCCTCGATGACCTATTACCTGCCGGGCCAGGAACCGGTGTGAGGACAAGACAATGAAAAGAGCTTTCGACATCGTAAAGGCGCATTACGACGCCAACGACCGCCGCGATATCAACGGCATGCTGGCCGACATCGCATCCGACTGCCGCTGGACCGAAATGGACGGCTTTCCCTGCGCCGGCACTTATGTCGGTCCGCAGGAAGTCTGCAAGAATGTCTTCCAGGCGCTCGGCGAGACATTCGACGGCTATACCTTCAAGCTGGAGCGCCTCCTCGATGCCGGCGACGACGTCATCGCCATCGGTGACTATAGCGGCACCCACCGGCAGACCGGCAAATCCTTCAAGGCCCGCGTCATCCATGCTTGGCGCGTGGCGGACGGCAAGATCCGGCGCTTCGAGCAGTTTACCGATACGCTGCGCGTCGCTGAATCGATGCGATAGAATCCGGGCGGCCCGGCGCAAAGCCGGGCCGCCTCAGGAAAGCGCGGCCTTGCGCCATTGCGACGGCGAGACAGCGTAGCGGGCGCGGAAAGCCCGCGAAAAATGCGCGCTGGAGGAAAAGCCGAGCGCAAAGGCGATCCCCGATATTTCGCCGCTGTGGCCGCCGGCCTCGCGCAGCTTCGCCGCGGCCCGTTGCAGCCGCAGGTCCCAGATATAGTCGGAGGGCGTCAGCCGCTCGGCCTCGAATGCGCGATAGATGTAACGCACCGAGCAGCCCATGCGCCGCGCGATCATGGCGATGGTGAGATCCGGCCGGTCGATATTTCGGGCGATGAAGTCCTTGATGCGCGCCAGCAACAGGTCAAGCGGGTTGACGACCTGTCCGGCCGGACCTTCGCCGATCATGGTGCGGACGAGGTCGATCATGGTCTGGCCGACGCTTGAGCGCCGCGCCGCATCCAGATGGCCGATCTCATACATGGTCGATTCCATCAGCGACAACAGAATGCGGCACATGCCGTCATGCTCGGCATGCGCGCTGAAGGGTGCCGCCAGCCGTTCGACGGCGGCCTCCGGCAATGCCTGCCGCGGCAGTTGCAATAGCAGCTGGCGAACCGGCGTACTGTTTGTCAGCACATAGGGCCGGCGCGGATCATAGATCACAAGCGCATTGCTGGAGACCGGCGCGTGCAAGCCACCCTGGGTGATCGAGGCGCTGCCTTCGGTCTGCAGGATCAGCTTGATCGCGTCGGGATCGTCGGGCCCCGCCGTCACCCGCTCGCCGAAAACCACATGCCGGTCGGCTTCGAGCCGCGTCAGCCGGCAGGCTCCCAGCATGGCCGAGAGCATCGAACTCTTCTCCTCGTCGGCCGCAGTGAAATCGAGCCTGACATTGCCGAACAGCGCGCGGGCAAGCCCGGCGAATTCCTGGCCCCGAGCCGTCTCGATAGGGCGGTAATCAGCGGAAAAACGCATGACATCCTCCTCGCTTCAGCTCGCCAGATAGGCGCCGTGGAGAATGTCCGGCTGCCCTTTCAGCGTCGCGGCGGGACCGTCGAAGACGAGGCGGCCGCGCTCCAGCACGAGAGCCTTATCGGCAAGATCCAGCGCCAGATTGGCGAATTGCTCGATCAGCAGCACGCCGATGCCGCCGGCAGCGGCAATCTTCAGCGCCTCGGCCAGACGCTTGACCACGGCAGGCGCCAAGCCGAGCGAAAGCTCGTCGACGATCATGAAACGCGGCTTTGCGACGAAAGCCTGTGCCATCGCCACCATCTGCTTCTGACCGCCGGAAAGATCGGAAGCCGACTGACGCCGGCGCTCGGCAAGCTCGGGAAAGATCTCATAGGCGCGCTCCAGCCCCTGCCGGCGCGCCGTTGCCGAAGGATCGAGCGCGGCGACGAGGATATTGTCCTCCACCGACAATTGCCCGAGCACGCGGTGCCCTTCCGGAACGAGCGCAAGGCCTGCCCGGCGAATGCGGTCGGGCACAAATCCTTCGAGCGCGACATCGCCCAGACGCACCGCTCCGCCGCGCGGCAGAACACCCGCCATGGCCATGACCGTGCTCGATTTCCCCGCTCCGTTGGCGCCGAGCAGGGTCGTCACCTTGCCGGCCGCGACCGAAAAGGAAATGTCGTGGATGACGCGTTTGCCGCCGCGTTCGACGACGAGGTTTTCGACGCGGACCTCGGAATTCCCGCTCATCTCAGAACTCCCCTAGATAGGCGCGCCGCACGTTCGGATCGGCGAGCACGGCCTGCGTCGGGCCGAGGGCCAGGAGCTTGCCGTAGTCGAGCACCATGGTTTCGCTGCACATGGAGCGGATAAGGTCGACGTCGTGATCGATGACCAGAACCTGCGCCCGGAATTCCGCGGGGATGCGCAGCACCAGCTCGCGAAACGCCTTTCCCTCCTCCTCGGTCAGGCCGGCGGCCGGCTCGTCCAGCAGGATCAACTTCGGCTCGCCGACGACACATTTCGCCAGTTCGACCAGGCGGCGCTGGAAGAGATTGAGCGATTGCCCCAGTCGGTCGGCAGCGGCGCTGAGACCGACGAAGGAAAGCGCCTCGTCCACGGCTTCGGAGCGATGCGGCGCGCCAACCACATGATCGGCGATCGCCGCGATATTGCCGGCGACGGTCAGGTCCTCGACCACCTGTTCGGTCTGGAACGAGCGGCGCAGGCCGGCGCGCACGCGCTGCAGCGGCGTCATCGGCAACAGCGCCTGAGCACCGAGCGACACAGTCCCCTGAACCGGCCTGATGAAACCGGAGAGCACGTTGAGCAACGTCGTCTTGCCGGCTCCATTCGGGCCGATGAGGCCCGCGACCGGTGCGGTGAGCACGGCGCTGAGCTCGTTGATCGGCTTCACACCACCGAACTGGACGACGAGATTGTCGATGGTGATCATCGTGCCCTCCCCCTTGATAGGCCGCTGTTCAGACGGGCGAGCAGAGCTGCGATCTGGCCGGCTATGCCGGTCGGCGCCGTTGCCAGCGCATGGAACAGGGCGACGCCGAAAATGCCGATCGTGACATAACCATCGATACCGAGATCGGTCAGCAGCGCCGGCACCGCGCGCAGCAGAAGCCCGGCGATCAGCGCGCCATACCAGTTGAAGACACCGCCGACGATGGCGAGCGCGAAGAGGTTGAGGCTCTCAAAGGCGCCGAAGGCGCGCCCGTCGAGCTGGCCGACATTGCCGGCCAGCAGCCCGCCGGCAAGGCCGGCGAGCAGGCCGCTGAGCGCAAAAGCCCAGGCCTTGTAGATGAGAACGTTGACGCCGCTCGCGACTGCGACAGTCTCGCCCTTGCGGATCAGCGCCCAGGCCCTGCCGGGACGCGCAAGCTTATGCCATTGCGCGATCAAAAGACCGATCGCCGCTGCCGCGCAGACATAGAGGAAATAGGCAATCTCGCCGTCGGCCATGGCAGGCCTCGCCAGCATTTCGCGTCCGGAGCCGTCCGCCCGACCGAGAAAACCAGGACCGCCATCAGGAAAACCCCAAGCGCTGATGATGATCTGGAAGCCGCCGGCGAGCATCAGGGTGACGAGCGCGAGGTAGAGACCACGCAGCCGCAAGGCCGGCACGCCGAAGGCGAGCCCGACCGCGGAGGCGACGATGCCGCCGGCAAGCAGGCTGACCTCGAAGGGCGGATGAAAGGCGTGACCGATGCGCAGCGTTACCCAGCCGCCGACGCCGACGAGGGCGAACTGGCAGAGCGAAACCAGGCCGAGCTGACCGTAGAGAATGGCAAGACCGGCAACCGACAGCGACAGCGCGACGGCCGATGTTGCCGCCGAAAGCCAGAAGGAATTGGCGAGAAAAGCGACCACGGCTGCGAAGAGCGTCATTGCCACGGGGACATGCAGAAGCTGCTTCGGCAAGCGGATCATCGGCGGGCCTTCGGTCTTGGAGGCGATCGTTTGCGGCTGAACGCTCATCGGTCTTTCAACGCGGCCTTCGCCGTGCCTCCCAGGATCGTGACAGCGGCAAGCGCGATGATGAAGGGGGCCGCCGCGCGATAGGGCGATATCCAGGCAATCGGCGTCAGTGCCGCCTCGGCGATGCCGATCAGAATGCCGGCAACCGCCGTTTCCCAGAGCGAGCGCAACTGGCCAAGGATCGCCGCGGCAATGGCCGGGATGACCAGCAGGGTCAAAAACGTGCCCTGCAGGCGCACAAGATCGGCAAGCAACAGGCCGGCCAGGCCTGAGAAGATACCGGTGATGATCCAGGCGGCCGTCTCGGTATGGAGGACGCGTACGCCGAGCACAGCGCTGAGATCGCGATCATTGGCAAGTGCGCGCATGTCGAGGCCAAGCCGCGTGCGAGAAAGCAGCAAGGTGATCGCGACGACCATGGCGACGGCAAGAAGAAGGGCGATGATACGGGTGTAGGTGAGGCGCACGGCAAAGAGCGACACAAACATCTGGTCGGTCGGAAATTGCAGGCGGCGCGGAAGCTCGGCCCAGGTGACGCCCATGACCGCGATCAGGACGAGCGCCGGCGCTAGCGTGCCGACGGCGCGCACGACGGTGTCGCGATGCGACAGCATCGGCGCGAAGACCCGGCCATAGAGGAAACTGATCGCCGTCGAGACGGCAACGGCGACAAGGATGGCGACGCCGAGCGGCATCTTCCATTCGAGCAGCTGCCAGGCGCAATGTGCGCCGATCGCGCCGAAGGCGCCGAAAGCGAAATTGAGAACACCGGTCGCGCGAAACAGCACGACGAGGCCGACGCCCGACAGGGCATAGACCGCTCCGATCCCGAGCCCCGAAATGATGAAAGGAAGAATGTTCATGGGCGATCCTCTGGGACTTATCATGCTCCGCGGGTGATGCCGCGGAGCATGATGGCAGACGCAGGCTCAGTTGAGACCGGCGGACTTTTCGAAGGCGCGGATGTCCTTCAGCTCAGGATCCGGCGACGGCGCGCAGTCGGAGACGACTTTCCACTTGCCGCCCTCGCTGACGGCCATGCGCGTCGTCGAATTGGCGTTGTGGCGGGTCTGGCCGTCACCGAAATACCAGGGCGCGCAGAAGATATCGCTCTTGAAGCCCTTGATCCCCCGCACGGCGGCCGAAGCCGTCTCGCGATTGATGTTGGCGGGATCGAGCGTCATCAGCGCCGTTTCGGCAATCCGTGCCGCGAGATAGCCGGCCTGGGCGAAGGTATCGCGCGGATCCGATTTCTGGCCGTACTGATCCATGACGGCGAGCCAGTTCTGATTGTCGGGCGTCGTCGCTTCGAGATCGTTGAATTCCATGTTGACGATGAAATTGCCGTCCCAGCCGCCGCCGATCGTGCCGGGAACCGAGAGATCATAGGCGGAGGCGGCGCTGAGGAACTTGATGCTCTGGTTCAGCCCCTGTTCTTCGGCGGCGGTCAAGAGCGGCACGGTGACGCCCTTGGGCAGGCCGAGGATGATCACATCCGGCTTGGAAGCCGCGGC belongs to Rhizobium acidisoli and includes:
- a CDS encoding helix-turn-helix domain-containing protein, giving the protein MRFSADYRPIETARGQEFAGLARALFGNVRLDFTAADEEKSSMLSAMLGACRLTRLEADRHVVFGERVTAGPDDPDAIKLILQTEGSASITQGGLHAPVSSNALVIYDPRRPYVLTNSTPVRQLLLQLPRQALPEAAVERLAAPFSAHAEHDGMCRILLSLMESTMYEIGHLDAARRSSVGQTMIDLVRTMIGEGPAGQVVNPLDLLLARIKDFIARNIDRPDLTIAMIARRMGCSVRYIYRAFEAERLTPSDYIWDLRLQRAAAKLREAGGHSGEISGIAFALGFSSSAHFSRAFRARYAVSPSQWRKAALS
- a CDS encoding MoaF C-terminal domain-containing protein, encoding MNDKPKDWKTYDEFAYGIDTNRLPATEALAGSVHRVNFDDGRRLELSFGKGEVRWSDGKESATDRAEVIEVGSNTYFVEIVFAGRPQEAETLIVNVQTRRALSIYSIVRDAKDAVGEPQVAQIFRPGIVEGAAAGGPAPAESRDLIGLRAHFTYSPNHVYEHTYLSSERYAWQCLVGVQRGHGDVDLTTTYKFDENQYVFTFREFKIPVASTFFYNFDDMRSTGKFLGIAGDGRIQNSPAGAFIRKASMTYYLPGQEPV
- a CDS encoding ABC transporter ATP-binding protein, coding for MSGNSEVRVENLVVERGGKRVIHDISFSVAAGKVTTLLGANGAGKSSTVMAMAGVLPRGGAVRLGDVALEGFVPDRIRRAGLALVPEGHRVLGQLSVEDNILVAALDPSATARRQGLERAYEIFPELAERRRQSASDLSGGQKQMVAMAQAFVAKPRFMIVDELSLGLAPAVVKRLAEALKIAAAGGIGVLLIEQFANLALDLADKALVLERGRLVFDGPAATLKGQPDILHGAYLAS
- a CDS encoding SDR family NAD(P)-dependent oxidoreductase — encoded protein: MRFSNKTALITGGGTGIGAAVARRIRQEGGNVALVGRRPEPLRAVADEIGASVITADAADGAAMREALETVVEDFGGLDILIANAGGHGVGPTISMSDETWDLAIRMNLNTAFVSARECLPHLIRSKGNIVVLASIAGLFAGPDAAGYVTMKHGCIGLAKSLARDYGRKGVRTNTVCPGWVRTAMADEQMQAVVEKFKLRNIDEAYALVTKDVPLGRPATANDVAGAVCFLASAEAAMINGAILTVDGGAGTVDLPTLAFAD
- the hpaI gene encoding 4-hydroxy-2-oxoheptanedioate aldolase, with amino-acid sequence MPAPKNLFKQALKEGRAQIGLWQALASPYTVEICAGAGYDWLLLDAEHAPNDVPLLASQLQAMKGSASHAVIRPPVGETWIIKQMLDIGAQTLLIPMVDSKEMAEAMVRAVRYPPQGVRGVGAALARASDFNRIPDYLQTANDEICLLLQVECRAGLAALDAIATTEGVDGVFIGPSDLAADMGYLGRPGAPEVQAEVEKALARIQSHGKAAGILIGDLALSKRYLELGATFVAIGNDVMLLANATAKLLEDFHKAEAARPAGDVKVY
- a CDS encoding branched-chain amino acid ABC transporter permease, whose translation is MSVQPQTIASKTEGPPMIRLPKQLLHVPVAMTLFAAVVAFLANSFWLSAATSAVALSLSVAGLAILYGQLGLVSLCQFALVGVGGWVTLRIGHAFHPPFEVSLLAGGIVASAVGLAFGVPALRLRGLYLALVTLMLAGGFQIIISAWGFPDGGPGFLGRADGSGREMLARPAMADGEIAYFLYVCAAAAIGLLIAQWHKLARPGRAWALIRKGETVAVASGVNVLIYKAWAFALSGLLAGLAGGLLAGNVGQLDGRAFGAFESLNLFALAIVGGVFNWYGALIAGLLLRAVPALLTDLGIDGYVTIGIFGVALFHALATAPTGIAGQIAALLARLNSGLSRGRAR
- a CDS encoding nuclear transport factor 2 family protein: MKRAFDIVKAHYDANDRRDINGMLADIASDCRWTEMDGFPCAGTYVGPQEVCKNVFQALGETFDGYTFKLERLLDAGDDVIAIGDYSGTHRQTGKSFKARVIHAWRVADGKIRRFEQFTDTLRVAESMR
- a CDS encoding ABC transporter ATP-binding protein yields the protein MITIDNLVVQFGGVKPINELSAVLTAPVAGLIGPNGAGKTTLLNVLSGFIRPVQGTVSLGAQALLPMTPLQRVRAGLRRSFQTEQVVEDLTVAGNIAAIADHVVGAPHRSEAVDEALSFVGLSAAADRLGQSLNLFQRRLVELAKCVVGEPKLILLDEPAAGLTEEEGKAFRELVLRIPAEFRAQVLVIDHDVDLIRSMCSETMVLDYGKLLALGPTQAVLADPNVRRAYLGEF
- a CDS encoding branched-chain amino acid ABC transporter permease — protein: MNILPFIISGLGIGAVYALSGVGLVVLFRATGVLNFAFGAFGAIGAHCAWQLLEWKMPLGVAILVAVAVSTAISFLYGRVFAPMLSHRDTVVRAVGTLAPALVLIAVMGVTWAELPRRLQFPTDQMFVSLFAVRLTYTRIIALLLAVAMVVAITLLLSRTRLGLDMRALANDRDLSAVLGVRVLHTETAAWIITGIFSGLAGLLLADLVRLQGTFLTLLVIPAIAAAILGQLRSLWETAVAGILIGIAEAALTPIAWISPYRAAAPFIIALAAVTILGGTAKAALKDR